From the genome of Malus sylvestris chromosome 6, drMalSylv7.2, whole genome shotgun sequence, one region includes:
- the LOC126625910 gene encoding protein CANDIDATE G-PROTEIN COUPLED RECEPTOR 7-like: protein MSSTPRQFPLLLSLLAFFSFCSAEIRFSSIRSDRRQIIPFDQFGFTHKGRLELNVSKIALAELPSGDPDLSKVGFFLCTRDSWIHVFQQLEEGEIGCALDSTLVKPVYTFKSLNGVDQFSTVFSETDADQYTLLFANCLQPLKVSMDVKSAAYNLEGKTNDRRDYLSAGKTILPRVYFLLSLVYASLAGLWVFVLYKKRLTVFRIHFFMLAVVILKAFNLLCEAEDKSYIKRTGSAHGWDVLFYIFSFLKGVTLFTLIVLIGTGWSFLKPFLQDKEKKVLMIVIPLQVIANIAQVVIDETGPFGQDWVTWKQVFLLVDVICCCAVLFPIVWSIKNLREAARTDGKAAVNLMKLTLFRQYYIVVICYIYFTRVVVYALETITSYRYLWTSVVAAELATLAFYVFTGYKFKPEAHNPYFVIDDEEEEAAAEQLKLEDEFEL from the coding sequence ATGTCGTCCACCCCTCGCCAATTccccctcctcctctctctcctcgctttcttctctttctgctCCGCCGAGATCCGATTCTCCTCGATCCGATCCGACAGGCGCCAAATCATCCCCTTCGACCAGTTCGGCTTCACCCACAAGGGCCGCCTGGAGCTCAACGTCTCTAAAATCGCCCTCGCGGAACTTCCCAGCGGGGATCCGGACCTCTCCAAAGTCGGGTTCTTTCTCTGCACCCGCGACTCCTGGATCCACGTCTTCCAGCAGCTCGAGGAGGGCGAAATCGGATGCGCCCTCGATTCCACCCTCGTCAAGCCCGTCTACACCTTCAAATCCCTCAACGGCGTCGATCAATTCTCCACCGTCTTCTCCGAGACCGACGCCGATCAGTACACCCTCCTCTTCGCCAACTGCCTCCAGCCGCTCAAGGTCTCCATGGACGTCAAATCGGCGGCGTACAACCTCGAGGGGAAGACCAACGACCGCCGCGATTACCTCTCCGCCGGTAAAACGATTCTCCCTAGGGTTTACTTCCTGTTATCTTTAGTCTATGCATCTCTGGCCGGACTTTGGGTTTTCGTTCTGTACAAAAAACGACTCACCGTTTTTAGAATCCATTTCTTTATGCTCGCTGTCGTAATTCTCAAGGCATTTAACTTGCTGTGTGAGGCGGAGGACAAGTCATATATTAAGCGCACCGGTAGCGCTCACGGCTGGGATGTGTTGTTCTATATCTTTAGCTTCTTGAAGGGTGTCACTTTGTTTACTTTGATTGTTTTGATCGGAACCGGGTGGTCGTTTTTGAAACCCTttttgcaagacaaggagaagaaggtgtTGATGATTGTGATTCCGCTTCAGGTGATAGCCAACATTGCCCAGGTTGTGATTGACGAGACCGGCCCTTTCGGGCAGGATTGGGTTACTTGGAAGCAGGTTTTTCTGCTTGTTGATGTTATTTGCTGCTGTGCTGTGTTGTTCCCGATTGTGTGGTCTATTAAAAACTTGAGAGAGGCGGCCAGGACCGATGGGAAGGCTGCGGTGAATTTGATGAAGTTGACTCTGTTCAGGCAGTACTACATTGTGGTTATATGCTATATTTACTTCACAAGAGTTGTGGTTTACGCATTGGAGACCATCACGTCGTACCGGTACCTTTGGACCAGTGTGGTTGCCGCAGAGTTGGCCACGCTTGCTTTCTATGTGTTTACAGGGTACAAGTTCAAGCCGGAGGCCCACAATCCATACTTTGTGATCGATGACGAGGAGGAAGAGGCTGCAGCTGAGCAGCTGAAGCTTGAGGATGAGTTCGAATTGTGA
- the LOC126625909 gene encoding endoglucanase CX-like isoform X2, with amino-acid sequence MASAVTFSLGAKILCLTLCLLSLCCSAFTPQDYSNALEKSILFFEGQRSGKLPDNQRLSWRGNSGLSDGSSYHVDLVGGYYDAGDNVKFGLPMAFTTTLLAWSVIEFGDSMHSQIDNAKAAVRWSTDYLLKAATATPGTLYVQVADPNMDHRCWERPEDMDTPRNVYKVSTQNPGSDVAAETAAALAAASIVFKDSDSPYSAKLLHTAMKVFDFADKYRGSYSDSLGSVVCPFYCSYSGYHDELLWGASWIHRASQNSSYLAYIKSNGHTLGADDDDYSFSWDDKRPGTKVLLSKSFLEKNDEEFQLYKSHSDNYICSLIPGTSSFQAQYTPGLLYKASESNLQYVTSASLLLLTYAKYLSLNGGVATCGSSKITAETLISEAKKQVDYILGDNPAKMSYMVGFGDKFPQHVHHRGSSLPSVHQHPGRLGCNDGFQYLNSGSPNPNVLVGAVVGGPDSKDNFADDRNNYQQSEPATYINAPFVGALAFFSAQKG; translated from the exons ATGGCTTCTGCTGTCACATTTTCTTTAGGGGCAAAAATTCTATGCTTAACTCTTTGTCTGCTGAGCTTATGCTGCTCTGCTTTCACTCCTCAAGACTACTCAAATGCTCTCGAAAAGTCGATTCTCTTCTTCGAGGGTCAGAGGTCCGGGAAACTGCCCGACAACCAGCGGCTCAGTTGGAGGGGGAATTCCGGCTTGTCCGATGGCTCTTCCTACCAT GTGGACTTAGTAGGAGGCTACTATGATGCTGGAGACAATGTCAAGTTTGGCCTGCCAATGGCCTTCACCACTACATTGCTGGCATGGAGTGTGATTGAATTTGGTGACTCTATGCATAGCCAGATTGACAATGCGAAAGCCGCCGTACGTTGGAGCACTGATTATCTTCTAAAAGCAGCCACTGCAACCCCCGGAACGTTATATGTCCAA GTGGCAGATCCTAACATGGACCACCGGTGCTGGGAGAGGCCAGAAGACATGGATACGCCGCGCAATGTGTACAAGGTGTCAACCCAAAATCCAGGATCAGATGTTGCAGCTGAGACTGCTGCTGCATTGGCTGCCGCTTCCATAGTGTTCAAAGACTCCGACTCTCCTTACTCTGCAAAATTGCTTCACACAGCAATGAAA GTGTTTGATTTTGCAGACAAGTACAGAGGTTCTTACAGTGACTCACTTGGTTCAGTGGTCTGCCCTTTTTACTGCTCATACTCAGGATACCAT GATGAGCTTCTGTGGGGTGCATCATGGATCCATAGAGCCTCTCAGAACAGTTCATATCTTGCCTACATCAAGTCCAATGGCCACACCTTGGGTGCAGATGACGATGACTATTCCTTCAGTTGGGATGACAAGAGACCTGGAACTAAAGTTCTCCTTTCCAAG AGCTTTCTAGAGAAAAATGATGAGGAATTCCAGTTATACAAATCACATTCAGACAACTACATATGCTCTCTAATTCCAGGGACATCTAGTTTTCAGGCCCAATATACGCCTG GACTGCTCTACAAGGCAAGTGAGAGCAATCTCCAATATGTCACATCAGCATCTTTACTCCTCCTAACATATGCAAAGTATCTAAGTTTAAATGGAGGAGTGGCAACATGTGGATCATCAAAAATCACAGCAGAAACCCTAATCTCAGAGGCAAAGAAGCAGGTGGACTACATTCTCGGTGACAATCCAGCAAAGATGTCATACATGGTAGGGTTTGGGGACAAGTTCCCGCAGCATGTGCACCACAGGGGTTCTTCTCTCCCATCAGTCCATCAACATCCCGGTCGCCTTGGCTGCAACGATGGATTTCAGTACCTGAATTCTGGTTCACCTAATCCAAATGTTCTTGTTGGAGCCGTTGTTGGTGGACCTGACAGTAAGGATAATTTTGCCGACGATCGGAACAATTATCAGCAGTCTGAGCCGGCTACTTACATCAATGCACCATTTGTTGGGGCTCTTGCTTTCTTCTCAGCTCAAAAGGGTTAG
- the LOC126625909 gene encoding endoglucanase CX-like isoform X1 has protein sequence MASAVTFSLGAKILCLTLCLLSLCCSAFTPQDYSNALEKSILFFEGQRSGKLPDNQRLSWRGNSGLSDGSSYHVDLVGGYYDAGDNVKFGLPMAFTTTLLAWSVIEFGDSMHSQIDNAKAAVRWSTDYLLKAATATPGTLYVQVADPNMDHRCWERPEDMDTPRNVYKVSTQNPGSDVAAETAAALAAASIVFKDSDSPYSAKLLHTAMKVFDFADKYRGSYSDSLGSVVCPFYCSYSGYHDELLWGASWIHRASQNSSYLAYIKSNGHTLGADDDDYSFSWDDKRPGTKVLLSKSFLEKNDEEFQLYKSHSDNYICSLIPGTSSFQAQYTPGGLLYKASESNLQYVTSASLLLLTYAKYLSLNGGVATCGSSKITAETLISEAKKQVDYILGDNPAKMSYMVGFGDKFPQHVHHRGSSLPSVHQHPGRLGCNDGFQYLNSGSPNPNVLVGAVVGGPDSKDNFADDRNNYQQSEPATYINAPFVGALAFFSAQKG, from the exons ATGGCTTCTGCTGTCACATTTTCTTTAGGGGCAAAAATTCTATGCTTAACTCTTTGTCTGCTGAGCTTATGCTGCTCTGCTTTCACTCCTCAAGACTACTCAAATGCTCTCGAAAAGTCGATTCTCTTCTTCGAGGGTCAGAGGTCCGGGAAACTGCCCGACAACCAGCGGCTCAGTTGGAGGGGGAATTCCGGCTTGTCCGATGGCTCTTCCTACCAT GTGGACTTAGTAGGAGGCTACTATGATGCTGGAGACAATGTCAAGTTTGGCCTGCCAATGGCCTTCACCACTACATTGCTGGCATGGAGTGTGATTGAATTTGGTGACTCTATGCATAGCCAGATTGACAATGCGAAAGCCGCCGTACGTTGGAGCACTGATTATCTTCTAAAAGCAGCCACTGCAACCCCCGGAACGTTATATGTCCAA GTGGCAGATCCTAACATGGACCACCGGTGCTGGGAGAGGCCAGAAGACATGGATACGCCGCGCAATGTGTACAAGGTGTCAACCCAAAATCCAGGATCAGATGTTGCAGCTGAGACTGCTGCTGCATTGGCTGCCGCTTCCATAGTGTTCAAAGACTCCGACTCTCCTTACTCTGCAAAATTGCTTCACACAGCAATGAAA GTGTTTGATTTTGCAGACAAGTACAGAGGTTCTTACAGTGACTCACTTGGTTCAGTGGTCTGCCCTTTTTACTGCTCATACTCAGGATACCAT GATGAGCTTCTGTGGGGTGCATCATGGATCCATAGAGCCTCTCAGAACAGTTCATATCTTGCCTACATCAAGTCCAATGGCCACACCTTGGGTGCAGATGACGATGACTATTCCTTCAGTTGGGATGACAAGAGACCTGGAACTAAAGTTCTCCTTTCCAAG AGCTTTCTAGAGAAAAATGATGAGGAATTCCAGTTATACAAATCACATTCAGACAACTACATATGCTCTCTAATTCCAGGGACATCTAGTTTTCAGGCCCAATATACGCCTG GAGGACTGCTCTACAAGGCAAGTGAGAGCAATCTCCAATATGTCACATCAGCATCTTTACTCCTCCTAACATATGCAAAGTATCTAAGTTTAAATGGAGGAGTGGCAACATGTGGATCATCAAAAATCACAGCAGAAACCCTAATCTCAGAGGCAAAGAAGCAGGTGGACTACATTCTCGGTGACAATCCAGCAAAGATGTCATACATGGTAGGGTTTGGGGACAAGTTCCCGCAGCATGTGCACCACAGGGGTTCTTCTCTCCCATCAGTCCATCAACATCCCGGTCGCCTTGGCTGCAACGATGGATTTCAGTACCTGAATTCTGGTTCACCTAATCCAAATGTTCTTGTTGGAGCCGTTGTTGGTGGACCTGACAGTAAGGATAATTTTGCCGACGATCGGAACAATTATCAGCAGTCTGAGCCGGCTACTTACATCAATGCACCATTTGTTGGGGCTCTTGCTTTCTTCTCAGCTCAAAAGGGTTAG